In a single window of the Daphnia carinata strain CSIRO-1 chromosome 4, CSIRO_AGI_Dcar_HiC_V3, whole genome shotgun sequence genome:
- the LOC130687274 gene encoding 26S proteasome non-ATPase regulatory subunit 13-like: protein MRDVAKYLSSKQNTVDQELAAEWAKLESLYNKKLWHQLTIEMLDFVNHPSLQSNNELVQLYENFVADFENKINLLSLTEICAIIVKQMGTPEERLAFLKQLQEKVKANKEASALCKVLSGGIILHEKGDQAETKNIMEEIGKILDETDGVTPVHGRYYSLCSDFYRIHGKHADFYRASLRYLGCIELTSLSAAEQKSQAFHLGIAALLGEGIYNLGELLAHPVLESLKNQEESWLVDLLFIMNAGDIAGFHKLRPKWSSQADLVTNERLVLQKITLLALMEMTFKRPATKRNLSFKDIAATTGAREDEVELLVMKALAQGLLKGTIDQVDSTAHFTWVQPRVLDKTQLSSMMTRLENWCKDIESVETLVETKANDILTM from the exons ATGAGGGACGTCGCGAAATATCTGAGCTCTAAGCAAAACACTGTGGATCAAGAATTAGCCGCCGAATGGGCCAAGCTAGAGAGCCTTTACAACAAGAAATTATGGCACCAACTCACCATCGAGATGCTCGATTTTGTCAACCACCCGAGCCTTCAGTCTAATAACGAACTCGTCCAGCTTTACGAAAACTTCGTGGCTGATTTTGAGAACAA AATCAATCTTCTCTCACTGACAGAGATATGTGCTATCATTGTGAAACAAATGGGAACTCCCGAGGAGCGGTTAGCCTTCCTCAAGCAGCTTCAAGAAAAAGTGAAGGCAAATAAGGAGGCATCAGCTCTCTGCAAAGTTCTGAGTGGAGGCATCATTTTACATGAAAAAGGAGACCAGGCTGAAACAAAGAATATCATGgaagaaattggaaaaattCTTGACGAGACAGATGGTGTTACCCCAGTCCATGGAAGATACTATTCCCTTTGCAGTGACTTTTACCGTATTCATGGGAAGCATGCCGATTTTTACCGTGCATCTTTGAG gtATCTGGGTTGCATTGAGCTTACAAGTTTGAGTGCTGCAGAACAAAAGAGCCAAGCTTTTCATCTTGGCATTGCTGCCTTGCTTGGAGAGGGAATTTACAACCTTGGGGAATTG TTGGCACATCCTGTCTTGGAATCACTGAAAAACCAGGAAGAAAGCTGGCTGGTGGACCTGTTGTTTATAATGAATGCTGGTGACATTGCAGGTTTTCACAAACTAAGACCAAAATGGTCATCGCAGGCAGACCTCGTCACAAATGAACGTCTTGTGTTGCAGAAGATTACGCTTCTAGCACTCATGGAG ATGACTTTCAAGCGTCCGGCGACAAAACGTAATTTGTCATTCAAAGATATCGCTGCTACCACGGGTGCAAGAGAAGATGAGGTTGAATTACTCGTGATGAAAGCTTTGGCGCAAGGTCTTCTAAAGGGTACCATCGACCAAGTCGACTCAACTGCACATTTCACCTGGGTCCAACCGCGTGTCCTTGATAAAACACAG CTTTCTTCTATGATGACACGATTGGAGAACTGGTGTAAAGATATTGAATCAGTGGAAACTCTGGTTGAAACTAAAGCAAACGACATATTAACCATGTAA
- the LOC130687299 gene encoding exosome complex exonuclease RRP44-like, whose product MDMLTSKIFLRKTKRGKVIKVVREHYLRDDLWCGSDLCKKCNQENSEVLDDAPISSSTLCAYPHYVVVDTNVVLHQIDVLESPAWKNVILLQTVLEETRKRSTNNYKKLKEIMESRKDSFYVFVNEHHKDTYVERKPGESANDRNDRAIRKACSWYQTHLEESQLAKDKKKKVQVILLTQDFKNREQALKEGIPAFKVDEYVKSLKDFPDLQEKLAASHSEDNSENREPLFPEHWAPTRIMTGIKSGKLLQGIFHCSRENFLEGSVSVEGQDKSILLQGHASLNRAVDGDIVAVELLPEDKWTSPSGIVLEDQEDQDPGDQIEKEEALLTNSAKGKDRQPTGKIVGIIRRKWRQYCGILLPSVLAEGTRHLFVPAERKIPKIRIETRQAATLSSQKIIVAIDSWPRTSRYPLGHFVRALGNIGDKDTENEVLLLEHDVPHHSFPETVLACLPSMPWTISQEEVNRREDLRNLDICSVDPPGCTDIDDALHYRELSPNLYEVGVHIADVSHFVRPDTALDKEAANRGTTVYLVDRRIDMVPELLSSNLCSLRPDQERLAFSVIWEVTADAEIKKTRFAKSVIRSRRAFTYAEAQCNIDDPLQQNELAKSLRGLNKLAKIMKKNRMEKGALQLSSPEIRFEVSTETNDPIDVISKPMLDTNSMVEEFMLLANISVADHIFKHFPECAVLRRHPVPPASNFEPFLKAGKTQGFTLDVSSNKSLAASLDAAVKPNNPYMNTMLRILATRCMMQAVYFSSGTVAQADFYHYGLAAPIYTHFTSPIRRYADLLVHRLLAVAVGTDVTYAELLDRKCVQQLCNNLNYRHKMSQYAQRSSVALHTHLFFRHRVQDEDAYVLSVRQNALQVLIPKYGLEGSIYLKEKDDDSKPAFVYNPDEPSQTFGNITIRTFDRIVVQVSLDSKYVQHQKIAVHLVQPQIAGLSVEAIKTVNDSEPIPKKLKSGK is encoded by the exons ATGGACATGCTTACtagcaaaatatttttgcgaaaaacgaaaagag GAAAGGTTATAAAAGTAGTTCGAGAACATTATCTTCGAGATGATCTTTGGTGCGGTTCCGATTTGTGTAAGAAATGCAATCAGGAAAATAGCGAAGTACTAGACGATGCGCCTATTTCATCCAGCACACTTTGTGCATATCCACATTATGTTGTCGTAGACACCAATGTTGTACTTCATCAG ATTGACGTTCTGGAAAGTCCAGCATGGAAAAATGTCATCTTGTTGCAAACTGTTTTGGAAGAAACAAGGAAGAGAAGTACAAACAATTataaaaaactgaaagaaatcATGGAAAGCAGAAAAGACagcttttatgtttttgtcAATGAACATCACAA agaCACTTATGTGGAAAGAAAGCCTGGTGAGAGTGCAAATGACAGAAATGACAGGGCAATTCGTAAAGCTTGCAGTTGGTATCAGACTCACTTGGAAGAAAGTCAACTAGcaaaggacaagaaaaaaaaggttcaagTTATTCTTTTGACTCAGGATTTCAAAAACAGAGAACAAGCATTAAAAGAAGGAATACCAGCTTTTAAAG TGGATGAATATGTGAAAAGCCTGAAAGATTTCCCTGATCTCCAAGAAAAATTAGCGGCGTCGCATTCCGAGGATAATTCCGAGAATCGCGAACCTTTGTTCCCCGAGCATTGGGCCCCTACCCGAATAATGACTGGAATAAAATCTGGCAAATTACTTCAAGGAATTTTTCATTGTTCCAG GGAAAATTTCTTGGAAGGGTCTGTCAGTGTTGAGGGGCAAGATAAATCCATTCTTCTGCAAGGCCATGCGAGTTTAAATCGTGCAGTTGACGGCGATATTGTTGCCGTAGAATTATTACCAG AGGACAAATGGACGTCACCTAGTGGTATTGTTCTGGAGGATCAAGAGGACCAAGATCCCG GTGatcaaattgaaaaggaagaagcatTATTAACCAATAGCGCCAAAGGCAAAGATCGTCAACCCACTG GTAAAATCGTTGGAATTATTCGTCGCAAGTGGCGTCAGTATTGCGGAATATTGCTTCCGAGTGTGCTTGCCGAAGGAACTCGACATCTGTTCGTTCCtgctgaaagaaaaattccaaaaattcgAATCGAAACAAGACAAGCTGCAACATTGTCTTCGCAAAAAATCATTGTTGCCATTGATTCATGGCCTCGTACTTCCAGATACCCACTTGGTCACTTTGTTCGTGCACTGGGTAATATTGGTGATAAGGATACTGAAAATGAG gttCTATTATTGGAGCATG ATGTTCCGCATCATAGCTTCCCGGAAACAGTACTTGCGTGTTTACCTTCGATGCCATGGACGATAAGCCAAGAGGAGGTCAACCGTCGCGAGGACTTGCGCAACTTGGATATATGCAGTGTGGATCCCCCTGGCTGTACCGATATCGATGACGCCCTCCATTACAGGGAATTGTCACCAAACCTTTATGAAGTTGGAGTTCATATTGCGGATGTATCACATTTCGTGCGACCAGATACTGCACTTGATAAAGAAGCTGCCAATAG aGGAACAACCGTTTACCTTGTTGATCGACGTATCGACATGGTGCCTGAGCTTTTGAGTTCAAATCTTTGTTCTTTAAGGCCAGACCAGGAACGACTTGCCTTTTCTGTCATTTGGGAAGTGACTGCAGatgctgaaataaaaaaaactcgcTTTGCTAAAAGTGTTATCCGCTCCCGGCGAGCATTCACTTATGCTGAAGCCCAGTGCAACATTGATGACCCACTGCAACAAAATGAGTTGGCCAAGAGCCTTCGTGGGTTAAACAAATTGgcgaaaataatgaagaaaaatcGAATGGAAAAAGG TGCATTACAGTTATCAAGCCCGGAGATTAGGTTTGAGGTGAGCACCGAAACCAACGACCCCATTGATGTAATTTCAAAGCCTATGCTTGATACCAATAGCATGGTGGAAGAATTCATGTTGTTGGCCAATATTTCGGTAGCCGACCACATCTTCAAGCATTTCCCGGAATGCGCTGTTCTCCGTCGCCATCCCGTCCCACCTGCATCAAACTTTGAACCATTCTTGAAAGCAGGAAAGACACAG GGATTCACGTTAGACGTTAGTAGCAACAAATCACTGGCCGCTTCGTTGGACGCAGCTGTTAAGCCGAATAATCCGTACATGAACACGATGCTTCGCATCTTGGCAACTCGTTGCATGATGCAAGCAGTTTATTTTAGCAGCGGAACAGTTGCACAAGCTGACTTCTATCATTACGGATTGGCCGCCCCAATTTACACTCATTTCACATCTCCTATTCGAAG ATATGCAGACTTGCTGGTCCACCGGCTCTTAGCGGTAGCTGTTGGTACGGATGTGACATACGCTGAGTTACTTGATCGAAAATGCGTTCAGCAATTGTGCAATAATCTTAATTATCGGCACAAAATGTCGCAGTATGCACAACGATCTTCAGTTGCACTACACACTCACTTGTTCTTCCGCCACCGTGTCCAGGATGAAGACGCCTATGTTCTTTCCGTGCGCCAGAATGCTCTGCAAGTCCTTATTCCAAAGTATGGACTGGAAGGCTCCATTTaccttaaagaaaaagatgatgatTCTAAACCGGCCTTCGTGTACAATCCAGAC GAGCCTTCGCAAACTTTTGGCAACATAACGATTCGGACCTTTGATCGGATTGTGGTGCAAGTGAGCCTCGATTCGAAGTACGTTCAACATCAAAAAATAGCTGTTCATCTAGTTCAACCTCAA ATTGCAGGATTGTCTGTTGAAGCTATTAAAACTGTGAATGACAGTGAACCTATTCCTAAAAAGTTAAAATCAGGAAAGTAA